A genomic segment from Nicotiana tabacum cultivar K326 chromosome 9, ASM71507v2, whole genome shotgun sequence encodes:
- the LOC107785411 gene encoding uncharacterized protein LOC107785411 translates to MGDDGVKNEAMEIMGMFQVLPRLVVFDLDYTLWPFYCECRSKQQMPYLYPHAKGILYALKDKGVNIAIASRSPTPDIANTFLDKLGLTSIFAAKEIFSSWTHKTEHFQKIIRRTGVPYKEMLFFDDEDRNIESVSKMGVTSILVDDGVNLGALKQALSEFAQNSASGKKNKEKRLPDSSISDELQ, encoded by the exons ATGGGGGACGACGGGGTGAAGAACGAGGCAATGGAGATAATGGGGATGTTCCAAGTGCTTCCTCGCCTCGTCGTCTTCGATCTCGATTACACTCTCTGGCCTTTTTATTG TGAATGCCGCTCAAAACAGCAAATGCCATATTTATATCCTCATGCCAAAGGCATTTTATATGCCCTCAAGGACAAGGGAGTTAATATTGCTATTGCCTCAAGGTCACCAACGCCTGATATAGCAAACACTTTTCTTGATAAGTTGGGCCTAACATCAATATTTGCAGCCAAG GAAATATTTTCCAGTTGGACACACAAAACCGAACACTTTCAGAAGATCATTAGGAGGACAGGGGTGCCTTATAAGGAGATGCTATTCTTTGATGATGAGGATCGTAATATAGAGTCG GTTTCGAAGATGGGTGTGACAAGCATATTGGTGGATGATGGGGTAAATCTTGGGGCTTTGAAGCAGGCTCTCTCAGAGTTTGCTCAGAATTCAGCTTCAGggaaaaagaacaaagaaaaacggCTGCCAGATTCATCAATAAGTGATGAGCTACAGTAA
- the LOC107785398 gene encoding uncharacterized protein At4g38062-like, with translation MDKVYEELDAVKGEVEKLREDCRTKTDLTESLRKAHVDQLAKLQEAKLETQRLANDLFVKSEKIFEVKRLCDDLKFSLHEKESCLQNLSSAHEKLQLDYRENIGKLEVQNKDLVFSLDEAISRIQDLEMQIGASNKEINALKQLVSVRQETCIESELKAPASNDLKVGDDIIQKLEEENRNAKDQLKWKSEQFKHLEEAHERIHDQFNTSKVEWGQEKSAMLEEISSLQARLDSQTRISEGLQSQLRMCNQALAHQESRRRILEIEVSEFRSRFHDISFECQEANSKLEKLTIKRDEEIGELRNLLRTKETLFKDLKCQSMQIEQENQELRGSLKELQETQLQDAASASSLKKLRTNFQDLKQLHRKCSLNLKEKEAEWSSQIGKVTEVMKRCMSELKGKEKHIEELEKELEDCRDACDVLNGEISVLVMVLKSEIHALTKENSRAKADLEPNSKNLHQKREQAILLEAELSEYKKMLENSSNCQFHLRGQVLQLGNALKDASEEAKADLAKARAEVKESKLELEKWKAEAGKLKDCLGENRFAQKQEQESLLGILKEREAKTNELQQEITELELKIVERTEAVEALNQEKLQYCQIAKGKDCSIEILQTKIFCLEKELADTDLQNEQAQSDARKAFDQEKESLLLTVKEKDGEMQHLLERAKDLEDDVICKEIAFTALETAESLKMLEIKEKNNVIAELEVKLGDTDQKFELLNKYLSDSRQKEGQLETLLQASKKELDELKAHFGNERMHLEAQIQEIESQKNDLLEENKKLSVDREELLVQMEGINGRISEVCFEDVALVRQLEKMLGNPEEVKEPPLSNLGRGQYTGTPFSTAKTGTDERTPLVELNC, from the coding sequence ATGGACAAAGTTTATGAGGAGCTAGATGCTGTGAAAGGAGAGGTGGAAAAGCTCAGAGAAGACTGCCGGACCAAAACGGATTTGACGGAGAGTTTGCGGAAAGCCCACGTTGATCAATTAGCGAAACTTCAAGAAGCTAAGCTGGAGACTCAAAGACTGGCAAATGACTTATTTGTCAAATCTGAGAAAATATTTGAGGTCAAGAGACTCTGTGATGACCTAAAGTTCAGTCTACATGAGAAAGAATCATGTCTCCAGAATCTTAGTTCTGCTCATGAGAAGCTGCAACTTGATTATAGGGAGAATATTGGAAAGTTGGAGGTACAAAACAAGGATTTGGTGTTCTCTTTGGATGAAGCAATATCCAGAATTCAAGATTTGGAAATGCAGATTGGTGCAAGTAATAAAGAAATCAATGCTCTTAAGCAACTCGTGTCAGTTAGGCAGGAAACCTGCATTGAATCAGAGCTAAAAGCACCGGCATCCAACGATCTGAAAGTTGGAGATGACATTATCCAAAAACTTGAGGAAGAAAATAGGAATGCAAAAGATCAGCTGAAATGGAAGAGTGAGCAGTTTAAACATCTTGAAGAAGCTCATGAAAGGATCCATGATCAGTTCAACACCAGTAAGGTGGAGTGGGGACAGGAAAAGTCAGCAATGCTTGAAGAAATTTCATCATTGCAAGCAAGGTTGGATTCTCAGACTCGAATCTCAGAAGGCCTCCAAAGccaattgaggatgtgtaacCAAGCTTTGGCACATCAAGAAAGCAGAAGAAGAATTCTAGAAATTGAAGTGTCTGAGTTCAGATCTCGATTCCATGATATCTCTTTTGAGTGCCAAGAAGCAAACTCAAAGCTCGAGAAGTTGACCATCAAGAGGGATGAAGAAATTGGAGAGTTAAGAAACTTACTCCGAACAAAAGAGACACTGTTCAAGGATCTAAAATGCCAAAGTATGCAGATTGAACAAGAAAATCAAGAGTTACGAGGATCTCTCAAAGAGCTTCAAGAGACTCAACTCCAGGATGCTGCGTCCGCTTCTTCACTGAAGAAACTGCGAACCAATTTCCAGGATTTGAAGCAGTTACACAGAAAGTGTTCCTTAAACCTCAAAGAAAAAGAAGCTGAATGGAGCTCCCAGATAGGAAAAGTTACAGAAGTTATGAAAAGATGCATGTCTGAATTAAAAGGTAAAGAAAAGCACATAGAAGAGCTAGAAAAGGAGCTGGAAGATTGCCGTGATGCGTGTGATGTTCTTAATGGTGAGATATCTGTGTTAGTCATGGTCTTAAAATCAGAAATTCATGCCTTGACCAAGGAAAACTCTCGAGCGAAGGCAGATCTAGAACCGAATAGCAAAAATCTACATCAGAAGCGTGAACAAGCAATCCTTTTAGAGGCAGAACTGAGTGAGTATAAAAAGATGCTTGAAAACTCATCTAACTGCCAATTTCACCTCAGGGGACAGGTCCTGCAATTGGGTAATGCTCTGAAAGATGCTTCAGAAGAAGCCAAAGCTGACCTGGCCAAAGCAAGGGCTGAAGTCAAAGAGAGCAAACTTGAACTAGAGAAGTGGAAAGCTGAAGCAGGAAAGCTTAAAGACTGCCTTGGAGAGAACCGGTTCGCCCAAAAGCAAGAGCAGGAGAGCTTACTTGGGATTTTGAAAGAGAGAGAAGCCAAAACAAATGAGCTACAACAAGAGATTACAGAACTCGAGTTGAAGATTGTTGAAAGAACAGAGGCAGTGGAAGCTTTAAATCAGGAGAAGCTACAATATTGTCAAATTGCAAAAGGCAAGGATTGTAGCATAGAAATTCTTCAAACTAAGATTTTTTGCTTGGAGAAAGAGTTGGCTGATACAGACCTTCAAAATGAGCAAGCACAATCAGACGCCCGGAAGGCTTTTGATCAGGAGAAGGAGAGCCTGTTGCTGACTGTGAAAGAGAAAGACGGGGAAATGCAACATCTTCTTGAACGGGCCAAAGATTTGGAGGATGATGTAATCTGTAAAGAAATTGCTTTTACAGCTTTGGAGACGGCTGAGAGTTTAAAAATGCTTGAGATTAAAGAGAAAAACAATGTGATTGCTGAGTTAGAGGTGAAATTGGGTGATACAGATCAGAAGTTTGAACTTCTAAATAAATACTTGTCTGATTCAAGACAGAAGGAGGGGCAGCTGGAAACATTGTTGCAAGCAAGTAAAAAGGAATTGGATGAGCTGAAAGCTCATTTTGGCAATGAACGGATGCACTTGGAGGCCCAAATTCAGGAGATTGAATCTCAGAAAAATGATTTGCTTGAAGAAAATAAGAAACTTTCAGTTGATAGGGAGGAATTATTAGTACAAATGGAAGGAATCAATGGAAGAATCAGTGAAGTTTGCTTTGAAGATGTTGCACTTGTAAGACAGCTAGAAAAAATGTTGGGGAACCCTGAGGAAGTAAAAGAGCCACCACTTAGTAATTTAGGGAGAGGCCAATATACTGGAACTCCTTTTTCAACTGCCAAAACAGGAACTGATGAAAGAACTCCATTGGTAGAGCTCAACTGTTAG